Proteins co-encoded in one Schistocerca cancellata isolate TAMUIC-IGC-003103 chromosome 5, iqSchCanc2.1, whole genome shotgun sequence genomic window:
- the LOC126187778 gene encoding uncharacterized protein LOC126187778 produces the protein MLLSNEKPEFSNSGETSSSVDEQLLENVKPNLISLTSSGSYSSNLFSDMGNHNADHSPTDLQNMVELRSLDGHGISLKDVETSLDSFTVILEEPIKSSQNSLNGNATNSNILQSGEGSHICASPSRQRKHSVNTPDLLENCSQISAEQRNGGKTRAETFRYLKRNWSSVQDLSTLPFYSQKNEPEFTYLIHNPCQSSTTISSVQKSKDSGLPRSLSCLSLGSGVKPYDHVQSKVREYISQIKKTESERKKNIEISCSKREDGKSFHSSIQQEPEEDLRHIICKLQEELNDKNNIISQIQENYDALLMKYADAENRIDRLRFKVIDSSVEEIRSHRTQDDFSIWNNEHSKSSLVNQSYSERAGFHDRNLHLRRNLFQRSFLSGSSSLPSAANMRPNGQENFLRNLSNDANFTPELKTSSDFLAVNRRLQEDIALPFLAISTPNHSFSKPESSAEFQQLSLRESVTELENMEDKASVNCTEDCVMRREDENLSSEDILLNSHIPHNLSLGETKNIVRSGDQETIANICSVVSDRLRETKSFFSKDFSDSEEHKASSSENSILKVKQWQESLPPPEQIEPSCYDTLPNNCCNSIKETSKNDSTRKVKRGNSKTKKHYDTEFTCLEEMKLPKPVSHQIPFAFTEHRKDSPNGKNLLTNRSFSKNLITNIGLSYKQFFRSEPDLRLIMNKSIVDNEAKSHFGNIMKISSHRMPTNTTTKKTGTKTLPGTYCEIKPLRVEPCYCWDKSALDIENESHLKHCDSSIMLQENNISEHTVPHLKLGDFMDIKMGNLKQKMDVNDIQNSDIPSFVYSPSTSMSSTAVYSGCKHKDVGKDVKTFDDSSTSYKNIQRRCTSVNKRPHGTVGCSKTDSNQYKSAQNGSCPCVCQMDNLCHNCKNIEQHKKYVLSTPYCAANSFWCNCCSHVVPKHSCGVNTETTLHTRMPEHTSHKYSLVHSFCSCGVNTDKRDLTDSSTFHVEFVSSANDTSQKKKHDSGDHNGVVDKIRNNFSSKVLFVQHSPSATKMSNEQSPSAVAAITDQDARDLAQCLEEVNNIANLLKAQSESIIEVVTANLADHERSGETRVFDVSGIP, from the exons ATGTTGTTGTCTAATGAAAAACCAGAGTTCTCAAACTCTGGTGAAACCAGCTCATCAGTGGATGAACAGTTACTAGAGAATGTCAAGCCTAACCTCATAAGTCTAACTTCATCTGGTTCCTATTCAAGTAATCTTTTTTCTGATATGGGAAATCACAATGCTGATCATTCTCCAACAGATCTACAAAATATGGTGGAATTACGAAGTCTGGACGGCCATGGAATTTCTCTTAAGGATGTAGAAACTTCCTTAGATTCGTTTACTGTTATATTGGAGGAACCAATAAAATCTTCACAGAATAGTTTAAATGGCAATGCAACCAATTCAAACATTTTGCAAAGTGGAGAGGGCTCGCACATTTGTGCATCTCCAAGTAGACAAAGGAAACACTCTGTCAATACTCCAGATCTTCTAGAAAACTGTTCACAAATATCAGCTGAACAAAGAAATGGTGGAAAAACTCGTGCTGAAACATTTAGATATCTGAAACGAAACTGGTCATCAGTTCAAGATTTATCAACTCTGCCTTTTTATTCCCAAAAAAATGAACCTGAATTCACATATTTAATACATAACCCATGCCAGTCATCTACAACAATTTCATCAGTTCAGAAGTCTAAAGATTCTGGCTTGCCACGCTCGCTGAGTTGTCTTAGTCTGGGGAGTGGTGTCAAACCATATGATCATGTTCAGAGCAAAGTAAGAGAATACATTAGTCAGATAAAGAAAACTgaatcagaaagaaagaaaaatatagaaatctCTTGCAGCAAGAGGGAAGATGGGAAATCTTTCCATAGTTCTATTCAGCAGGAACCTGAAGAGGATTTACGGCACATCATTTGCAAATTGCAAGAAGAACTAAATGATAAAAATAACATAATATCACAAATACAAGAAAACTATGATGCATTGTTAATGAAGTATGCAGATGCAGAAAATAGAATTGACAGGTTAAGATTTAAGGTAATTGATTCATCTGTTGAAGAAATAAGATCCCATAGAACACAAGATGATTTCAGTATATGGAACAATGAACATAGCAAAAGCTCTTTAGTAAATCAGTCATATTCTGAAAGAGCTGGTTTTCATGATCGTAATTTACATTTGAGGCGAAATCTCTTCCAACGTTCATTTCTTTCAGGCAGTAGTAGTCTGCCTTCTGCTGCCAACATGAGACCAAATGGCCAAGAGAACTTTCTCAGAAACCTTAGTAATGATGCCAATTTCACACCTGAACTTAAGACGTCATCAGATTTCCTTGCAGTAAATAGAAGACTGCAGGAGGACATAGCTTTGCCATTTTTGGCCATTAGTACTCCCAATCATAGTTTCAGCAAGCCAGAATCCTCAGCAGAATTCCAACAATTGAGTTTGAGAGAaagtgttacagaacttgaaaacaTGGAGGACAAAGCGTCAGTAAACTGTACAGAAGACTGTGTCATGAGAAGAGAAGACGAAAATCTTTCTTCTGAAGATATTTTGCTGAACTCTCACATCCCACATAACTTGTCTTTGGGAGAGACTAAGAATATAGTCAGGAGTGGTGACCAAGAGACAATTGCAAACATCTGCAGTGTTGTTTCTGACCGATTGAGGGAAACGAAGTCATTTTTCTCAAAAGATTTTTCTGATAGTGAGGAACACAAAGCAAGTTCCTCAGAGAACTCAATTTTAAAG GTAAAGCAGTGGCAGGAATCCTTACCACCACCAGAACAAATAGAGCCTAGTTGTTATGACACATTGCCAAATAACTGCTgtaacagtattaaagaaacttctaaaaatgattctacaagaaaagtaaaaagaggaaactcaaagacaaaaaaacattatgatactgaatttacttgtctggaagaaatgaaacttcctaAACCTGTTTCTCATCAGATTCCATTTGCCTTTACAGAACACAGAAAGGATTCTCCAAATGGTAAAAACTTGCTTACCAACCGATCATTCTCAAAAAATTTAATCACCAACATTGGTTTAAGTTACAAACAATTCTTTCGAAGTGAACCAGACCTACGACTGATTATGAACAAGTCCATTGTCGACAATGAAGCAAAAAGTCACTTTGGAAACATTATGAAAATTAGTTCTCATAGAATGCCTACAAACACTACAACCAAGAAAACTGGAACAAAGACACTGCCTGGAACTTATTGTGAAATTAAGCCTCTTCGGGTTGAACCTTGTTATTGTTGGGATAAAAGTGCATTGGATATAGAGAATGAGTCCCATTTGAAACACTGTGACAGTTCCATAATGTTGCAAGAgaataacatttcagaacatacTGTACCTCACCTAAAACTTGGAGATTTCATGGATATAAAGATGGGTAACTTGAAACAGAAAATGGATGTAAATGATATCCAGAATAGCGACATACCATCTTTCGTGTACTCACCCAGTACTAGTATGTCGTCTACTGCAGTTTATTCTGGCTGTAAACATAAGGATGTAGGGAAAGATGTGAAAACTTTTGATGATTCTTCAACGTCATACAAAAATATACAACGTAGATGTACCTCAGTTAACAAAAGACCACATGGTACTGTGGGCTGTTCGAAAACAGACAGTAACCAGTACAAATCTGCTCAGAATGGATCTTGCCCATGTGTGTGTCAAATGGATAATTTGTGCCATAATTGTAAAAACATTGAACAACACAAGAAATATGTGTTGAGTACACCatattgtgcagctaatagtttttGGTGTAACTGTTGCAGCCATGTTGTCCCAAAGCACAGCTGTGGGGTTAATACTGAGACTACTTTACATACCAGGATGCCAGAACACACATCACACAAGTATTCATTAGTTCATTCTTTCTGTAGCTGTGGTGTCAACACAGATAAGAGAGATCTTACAGACTCTTCAACATTTCATGTTGAATTTGTTTCCAGTGCGAATGACACTTCTCAGAAGAAGAAACATGATTCCGGTGATCATAATGGGGTTGTAGATAAAATCCGCAATAATTTTAGTAGTAAAGTGCTATTTGTGCAACATTCTCCATCTGCGACAAAAATGAG CAATGAGCAGAGTCCTTCAGCTGTTGCAGCCATTACAGATCAG